A window from Montipora capricornis isolate CH-2021 chromosome 7, ASM3666992v2, whole genome shotgun sequence encodes these proteins:
- the LOC138056488 gene encoding orexin/Hypocretin receptor type 1-like isoform X3: protein MNFTGNAPIDPDALPMTVLYCITIVVALAGNLLLLFIVTRRPETRTITSYLFVNMAAADLLVTLIVMPMAMVVPYTEMSWVSGLVGNITCKGVYYAFHVTIAASVLSLMLMALDRYLAVCYPLRRYATFRRANVLTFVTWLTSMVVMIPAGVLWKVKQFPPDGVYYCLPAFADTFGDFNKGVRIFYIYLFILVFLIPLMIISVLYGMVCRELWRRKLPGVISSETEGRHVIMKRKVVRTLITVTVAFALCWLPTQTFHLFVAFNIELYRELPRTVAFICIWCGHANSAINAWLYMMLTDKFRTALQDILRGKKSGIRTRSFRNQSSTKYTTVRESTSIRRHAQNHQDKGEELVKEPVEETAM, encoded by the exons ATGAATTTCACCG GAAACGCTCCCATCGATCCCGACGCTCTACCTATGACCGTTCTGTATTGCATAACAATAGTCGTAGCTCTGGCGGGAAATCTCCTTCTTCTCTTTATCGTAACAAGGCGGCCCGAAACAAGAACGATAACAAGTTACTTGTTCGTTAATATGGCAGCCGCTGACCTGTTGGTGACGTTGATAGTCATGCCAATGGCGATGGTAGTGCCATATACAGAGATGAGCTGGGTGTCCGGTCTTGTGGGTAATATCACATGCAAAGGTGTGTATTATGCTTTTCACGTCACCATAGCAGCCTCAGTCTTAAGTCTGATGCTAATGGCACTGGACCGCTACTTAGCAGTGTGTTACCCTTTACGGCGTTACGCGACGTTTCGACGCGCCAACGTGCTGACATTCGTGACGTGGCTAACTTCGATGGTGGTTATGATTCCGGCGGGTGTGCTGTGGAAGGTAAAGCAGTTTCCTCCAGACGGAGTGTACTACTGTCTACCTGCTTTTGCGGATACTTTTGGGGATTTCAACAAAGGCGTAAGAATCTTCTACATCTACCTATTCATCCTTGTCTTTTTGATCCCACTAATGATTATATCAGTTTTGTACGGCATGGTCTGTCGGGAATTGTGGCGCCGAAAACTACCTGGAGTGATTTCAAGCGAAACGGAAGGACGCCATGTAATTATGAAGCGAAAGGTTGTGCGCACGCTCATAACAGTCACCGTTGCTTTTGCACTTTGTTGGCTTCCAACTCAGACTTTTCAtctttttgttgcatttaacaTTGAGCTGTACCGAGAGCTCCCGCGAACCGTGGCTTTTATTTGTATTTGGTGCGGACATGCCAATAGCGCTATCAACGCATGGTTGTACATGATGCTCACGGATAAATTTCGGACTGCTTTGCAAGATATATTACGTGGAAAAAAGTCAGGGATCCGTACCCGGTCGTTCAGAAACCAGTCCAGTACGAAGTACACAACGGTCCGAGAAAGCACCTCGATTAGACGACACGCCCAGAATCATCAAGATAAAGGAGAGGAATTGGTAAAGGAACCAGTCGAAGAGACTGCAATGTAA
- the LOC138056488 gene encoding orexin/Hypocretin receptor type 1-like isoform X1, protein MNQSSKGNAPIDPDALPMTVLYCITIVVALAGNLLLLFIVTRRPETRTITSYLFVNMAAADLLVTLIVMPMAMVVPYTEMSWVSGLVGNITCKGVYYAFHVTIAASVLSLMLMALDRYLAVCYPLRRYATFRRANVLTFVTWLTSMVVMIPAGVLWKVKQFPPDGVYYCLPAFADTFGDFNKGVRIFYIYLFILVFLIPLMIISVLYGMVCRELWRRKLPGVISSETEGRHVIMKRKVVRTLITVTVAFALCWLPTQTFHLFVAFNIELYRELPRTVAFICIWCGHANSAINAWLYMMLTDKFRTALQDILRGKKSGIRTRSFRNQSSTKYTTVRESTSIRRHAQNHQDKGEELVKEPVEETAM, encoded by the coding sequence GAAACGCTCCCATCGATCCCGACGCTCTACCTATGACCGTTCTGTATTGCATAACAATAGTCGTAGCTCTGGCGGGAAATCTCCTTCTTCTCTTTATCGTAACAAGGCGGCCCGAAACAAGAACGATAACAAGTTACTTGTTCGTTAATATGGCAGCCGCTGACCTGTTGGTGACGTTGATAGTCATGCCAATGGCGATGGTAGTGCCATATACAGAGATGAGCTGGGTGTCCGGTCTTGTGGGTAATATCACATGCAAAGGTGTGTATTATGCTTTTCACGTCACCATAGCAGCCTCAGTCTTAAGTCTGATGCTAATGGCACTGGACCGCTACTTAGCAGTGTGTTACCCTTTACGGCGTTACGCGACGTTTCGACGCGCCAACGTGCTGACATTCGTGACGTGGCTAACTTCGATGGTGGTTATGATTCCGGCGGGTGTGCTGTGGAAGGTAAAGCAGTTTCCTCCAGACGGAGTGTACTACTGTCTACCTGCTTTTGCGGATACTTTTGGGGATTTCAACAAAGGCGTAAGAATCTTCTACATCTACCTATTCATCCTTGTCTTTTTGATCCCACTAATGATTATATCAGTTTTGTACGGCATGGTCTGTCGGGAATTGTGGCGCCGAAAACTACCTGGAGTGATTTCAAGCGAAACGGAAGGACGCCATGTAATTATGAAGCGAAAGGTTGTGCGCACGCTCATAACAGTCACCGTTGCTTTTGCACTTTGTTGGCTTCCAACTCAGACTTTTCAtctttttgttgcatttaacaTTGAGCTGTACCGAGAGCTCCCGCGAACCGTGGCTTTTATTTGTATTTGGTGCGGACATGCCAATAGCGCTATCAACGCATGGTTGTACATGATGCTCACGGATAAATTTCGGACTGCTTTGCAAGATATATTACGTGGAAAAAAGTCAGGGATCCGTACCCGGTCGTTCAGAAACCAGTCCAGTACGAAGTACACAACGGTCCGAGAAAGCACCTCGATTAGACGACACGCCCAGAATCATCAAGATAAAGGAGAGGAATTGGTAAAGGAACCAGTCGAAGAGACTGCAATGTAA
- the LOC138056488 gene encoding orexin/Hypocretin receptor type 1-like isoform X2, protein MNSTNGNAPIDPDALPMTVLYCITIVVALAGNLLLLFIVTRRPETRTITSYLFVNMAAADLLVTLIVMPMAMVVPYTEMSWVSGLVGNITCKGVYYAFHVTIAASVLSLMLMALDRYLAVCYPLRRYATFRRANVLTFVTWLTSMVVMIPAGVLWKVKQFPPDGVYYCLPAFADTFGDFNKGVRIFYIYLFILVFLIPLMIISVLYGMVCRELWRRKLPGVISSETEGRHVIMKRKVVRTLITVTVAFALCWLPTQTFHLFVAFNIELYRELPRTVAFICIWCGHANSAINAWLYMMLTDKFRTALQDILRGKKSGIRTRSFRNQSSTKYTTVRESTSIRRHAQNHQDKGEELVKEPVEETAM, encoded by the coding sequence GAAACGCTCCCATCGATCCCGACGCTCTACCTATGACCGTTCTGTATTGCATAACAATAGTCGTAGCTCTGGCGGGAAATCTCCTTCTTCTCTTTATCGTAACAAGGCGGCCCGAAACAAGAACGATAACAAGTTACTTGTTCGTTAATATGGCAGCCGCTGACCTGTTGGTGACGTTGATAGTCATGCCAATGGCGATGGTAGTGCCATATACAGAGATGAGCTGGGTGTCCGGTCTTGTGGGTAATATCACATGCAAAGGTGTGTATTATGCTTTTCACGTCACCATAGCAGCCTCAGTCTTAAGTCTGATGCTAATGGCACTGGACCGCTACTTAGCAGTGTGTTACCCTTTACGGCGTTACGCGACGTTTCGACGCGCCAACGTGCTGACATTCGTGACGTGGCTAACTTCGATGGTGGTTATGATTCCGGCGGGTGTGCTGTGGAAGGTAAAGCAGTTTCCTCCAGACGGAGTGTACTACTGTCTACCTGCTTTTGCGGATACTTTTGGGGATTTCAACAAAGGCGTAAGAATCTTCTACATCTACCTATTCATCCTTGTCTTTTTGATCCCACTAATGATTATATCAGTTTTGTACGGCATGGTCTGTCGGGAATTGTGGCGCCGAAAACTACCTGGAGTGATTTCAAGCGAAACGGAAGGACGCCATGTAATTATGAAGCGAAAGGTTGTGCGCACGCTCATAACAGTCACCGTTGCTTTTGCACTTTGTTGGCTTCCAACTCAGACTTTTCAtctttttgttgcatttaacaTTGAGCTGTACCGAGAGCTCCCGCGAACCGTGGCTTTTATTTGTATTTGGTGCGGACATGCCAATAGCGCTATCAACGCATGGTTGTACATGATGCTCACGGATAAATTTCGGACTGCTTTGCAAGATATATTACGTGGAAAAAAGTCAGGGATCCGTACCCGGTCGTTCAGAAACCAGTCCAGTACGAAGTACACAACGGTCCGAGAAAGCACCTCGATTAGACGACACGCCCAGAATCATCAAGATAAAGGAGAGGAATTGGTAAAGGAACCAGTCGAAGAGACTGCAATGTAA
- the LOC138056488 gene encoding orexin/Hypocretin receptor type 1-like isoform X4 encodes MTVLYCITIVVALAGNLLLLFIVTRRPETRTITSYLFVNMAAADLLVTLIVMPMAMVVPYTEMSWVSGLVGNITCKGVYYAFHVTIAASVLSLMLMALDRYLAVCYPLRRYATFRRANVLTFVTWLTSMVVMIPAGVLWKVKQFPPDGVYYCLPAFADTFGDFNKGVRIFYIYLFILVFLIPLMIISVLYGMVCRELWRRKLPGVISSETEGRHVIMKRKVVRTLITVTVAFALCWLPTQTFHLFVAFNIELYRELPRTVAFICIWCGHANSAINAWLYMMLTDKFRTALQDILRGKKSGIRTRSFRNQSSTKYTTVRESTSIRRHAQNHQDKGEELVKEPVEETAM; translated from the coding sequence ATGACCGTTCTGTATTGCATAACAATAGTCGTAGCTCTGGCGGGAAATCTCCTTCTTCTCTTTATCGTAACAAGGCGGCCCGAAACAAGAACGATAACAAGTTACTTGTTCGTTAATATGGCAGCCGCTGACCTGTTGGTGACGTTGATAGTCATGCCAATGGCGATGGTAGTGCCATATACAGAGATGAGCTGGGTGTCCGGTCTTGTGGGTAATATCACATGCAAAGGTGTGTATTATGCTTTTCACGTCACCATAGCAGCCTCAGTCTTAAGTCTGATGCTAATGGCACTGGACCGCTACTTAGCAGTGTGTTACCCTTTACGGCGTTACGCGACGTTTCGACGCGCCAACGTGCTGACATTCGTGACGTGGCTAACTTCGATGGTGGTTATGATTCCGGCGGGTGTGCTGTGGAAGGTAAAGCAGTTTCCTCCAGACGGAGTGTACTACTGTCTACCTGCTTTTGCGGATACTTTTGGGGATTTCAACAAAGGCGTAAGAATCTTCTACATCTACCTATTCATCCTTGTCTTTTTGATCCCACTAATGATTATATCAGTTTTGTACGGCATGGTCTGTCGGGAATTGTGGCGCCGAAAACTACCTGGAGTGATTTCAAGCGAAACGGAAGGACGCCATGTAATTATGAAGCGAAAGGTTGTGCGCACGCTCATAACAGTCACCGTTGCTTTTGCACTTTGTTGGCTTCCAACTCAGACTTTTCAtctttttgttgcatttaacaTTGAGCTGTACCGAGAGCTCCCGCGAACCGTGGCTTTTATTTGTATTTGGTGCGGACATGCCAATAGCGCTATCAACGCATGGTTGTACATGATGCTCACGGATAAATTTCGGACTGCTTTGCAAGATATATTACGTGGAAAAAAGTCAGGGATCCGTACCCGGTCGTTCAGAAACCAGTCCAGTACGAAGTACACAACGGTCCGAGAAAGCACCTCGATTAGACGACACGCCCAGAATCATCAAGATAAAGGAGAGGAATTGGTAAAGGAACCAGTCGAAGAGACTGCAATGTAA